One window of Quercus robur chromosome 12, dhQueRobu3.1, whole genome shotgun sequence genomic DNA carries:
- the LOC126708196 gene encoding uncharacterized protein LOC126708196, translating to MDRIDKYKRVEEDQQAGKGKAKFVPQERRDFRSDRFSNSNKPRRDYAEQSGSTGAQVVHAVFREPLHVIMEKIKHEPYFQWPNRMAGDPSKRNQNLYCAYHQEPGHVTDECRNLKNYVDRLVREGKIGHLLQCPEQSNVDTRQSTLRPPIGTINVILAAPGRTGSGPFRVMSVGRFPTEPGERESKRARGRVPLIGFTEEDKEGTIQPHDDALVVTLRIGGYDVRRVLVDQGSAVEVMYPDLYKGLNLKQEDLSPYNTPLLSFEGKIVIPKGMIRLPVQTDIEIVEVDFIVVDAYSPYTAIVARPWLHTLGAVSSTLHQKVKYPSEGRIKEIVGDQGMARHCMVSAIARRLSDAPSTSTGNTL from the coding sequence ATGGACAGGATAGACAAGTATAAgagggtcgaggaggaccagcaagccgggaagggaaaggcgaagttTGTCCCCCAGGAGAGAAGGGACTTTAGGTCGGACCGCTTCAGTAACAGTAATaagccgagaagagattatGCAGAACAGTCGGGGTCTACAggggctcaggtagtccacgctgtgttccgagagcCATTACACGTGATCATGGAAAAAATAAAGCACGAGCCCTATTTTCAATGGCCAAATAGGATGGCAGGtgacccctcaaaacgcaatcagaacCTATATTGTGCGTATCACCAAGAGCCCGGCCACGTCACGGACGAATGTAGGAATCTGAAGAACTATGTGGATCGACTCGTCCGAGAAGGAAAGATAGGGCATCTGTTGCAATGCCCTGAGCAGTCAAATGTCGATACCAGGCAAAGCACCTTGAGGCCACCCAtcggcacgataaatgtcattcttgccgcacctgggagaaccggttcCGGCCCATTCAGAGTGATGTCAGTAGGTAGGTTCCCGACAGAGCCAGGCGAAAGGGAATCCAAGAGGGCCAGAGGGAGAGTGCCATTAATTGGATTCACGGAAGAGGACAaggagggaactattcagccccATGACGACGCCCTAGTCGTGACactcagaataggaggttatgacgtgaggagggtgttagttgatcagggcAGCGCCGTGGAGGTGATGTACCCGGACCTATATAAAGGGCTGAATTTAAAGCAAGAGGACCTGTCGCCATACAACACTCCTCTGCTTAGCTTTGAgggaaaaatcgtcatccctAAGGGCATGATCAGattgcctgtgcaaacagacatAGAAATAGTGGAAGTAGACTTCATTGTGGTGGACGCATACTCACCCTACACGGCTATTGTggcacggccatggcttcacacgctaggggctgtgtcgtctACCCTGCACCAGAAGGTGAAGTATCCCTCAGAGGGCCGGATCAAAGAGATAGTGGGGGATCAAGGAATGGCCAGGCATTGCATGGTATCGGCCATTGCTCGACGATTAAGCGACGCGCCTTCCACTTCAACCGGGAAtaccttatag